CTGTGACATCACGCCGCTGCAACAGCGGCAGCATCATCTTGAGGACGACGGCGAACAGCAGCCCGACCGCGGCACAGGCCACGCCGGCAAGCGTCCGGCGCAGTATGTCGACATCGCCGTAGCGGGCGTAGAGCGCGGCAAGGATGGTCGCGATCACCATCGGCGGCCCGACCAGCCCGGCGAAGGCCGCGAAGGCGCCGGCGACGCCGCGAAAGCGCGAACCGAACACGACCGACAGGTTGACGATGTTCGGACCTGGCAGGAAATGGCACAGCGCGAAGGTCTCGTTGAACTCCTCCGCCGTCATCCAACGGTGCTGTTCGACGATCGCCCGCCGGGCCCAGACCAGGACCCCGCCAAAGCCGGCCAGCGACATCTTGGCAAACGCCAGGAACAGCTCGAGAAGCCCGGGCTGGTGGGGTGGAGACGGCGCGGAGACATCCGGCGCCGGGGCGGCAACCGGCGGGGATTCCGGGGGCATGGCCAAAATCTAGAACGGCTCCGGGACGCCGGCCAACCCAAATTGGTGTGTTTTCACAGCGGAAAGGGTCTGAATCGGCTCTGTTTTTCTACGGCTTTGCCGCTATATTGGGGGTGCCGGTTCGCCGGCTATGGAAATAAATGGCCGTCGCAATAAACCATTCGGACCCGGGGGCGGTACCCGGCGCCTCCACCAAAACCCATCTAAGCCCCCTTCGGTGGCTTTTGGCGGGGGCGAAATAGGATCGACGAGGGCGTAAAGGGCGTGTTTTTTCTCGGTATGGTTCCGCCGTTATCGGGCTAATGCAATAGTTGCCAACGACAACTTTGCTCCGGTTGCTCAGGCTGCGTAACGCAGTTTGAAAGACCATCTTAAAGTCCTAACGGGTTAAGCTCCGTTAGGCGGGGTTCGGAGGCACCTGGCAACAGAAGCCTCCACTTTATTCCTCGATCGGGCGTCCGCCCGCATTTCAGCCATCGGCCCTGCTGATTTCCGGCTCCCGGCGGGGTAGCATGGGGGCAAAGCGGGCGAGTCGGATCATCCGGCGAGCCTCACCGGCTATTTTCGAAGCGACAGGATCACCATGGCGACCGATCACATCCGATATGACGTGCTGGCGCGCGATGCGCTGCGCGGGGTGCTGCGCCGGGTCCTGTCGGATGCGGCCGAACACGGCCTGCCGGGTGAGCATCATTTCTACATCACCTTCCTCTCGCACGGCGACGGCGTGAAGCTGTCACCGCGGCTGCTCGCGCAGTATCCGGAGGAGATGACCATCATCCTGCAGCACCAGTTCTGGGATCTGGTGGTGACCGAGGACCGCTTCGAGGTCGGCCTGTCGTTCGGCGGGATTCCCGAGCGGCTCAACGTGCCGTTTGCCGCGGTGACGCGTTTCCTCGATCCGTCCGCGCCGTTCGACCTGCGGTTCGACGTCTCGGACGCGCTGTCCGAGGAAGCGCCTGCCGCACCGGCAGTGGCCGCCCCCCCCTCCCGCGCCGGCTGCCCGGGCCGTGGTCGAGCCCGAGACGGCCGAGACCGAGCAGGAGCCCGCGAAGCCCAGCGAAGGCGCCGAGGTGGTGCGGCTGGACCGTTTCCGCAAGAAATAATCTAAACGCGGATCTCTCTTCACCTTGTAGGATGCATGTGAGGATCGGGATGACAGATCGTCATCCCGTACTATCTTCCGCATGAACGTGTCTCCGCGTGGACGCCTTCGCGTCGTCACGCTGGAAGACCGGCGCCATGCCGGACCACGTGCTGATGACGCAACGGAGAGCATCCATGGCTCAATCGACCACACCATCCAACGCCGCCACCCGGAGCGAGACCGACAGCTTCGGTCCGATCGACGTCGCCGCCGACCGCTACTGGGGCGCGCAGACCGAGCGCTCGCGGCAGAATTTCAAGATCGGCCACGATCGGATGCCGATCGCGATCATCCATGCGCTCGCCATCGTCAAGCTCGCGGCAGCCGAAACCAATCGCGAGCTCGGCCAGCTCGACGCACGCCGCGCCGACGCCATCGTCAGTGCTGCCAGGGAAGTGATCGACGGCAAGCTCGACGATCATTTTCCGCTGGTCGTCTATCAGACCGGCTCCGGCACGCAGACCAACATGAACGTGAACGAGGTGATCGCCAACCGCGCCAACCAGATGCTCGGCGGCGAGCTCGGCGCCAAGCAGCCGATTCATCCGAATGATCACGTCAACATGAGCCAGTCGTCGAACGACTCGTTTCCGACCGCGATGCATATCGCGGCAGCGGACCGCATCATCGCCGACCTGATCCCGGCCCTCGCCGAATTGCATCAGGCGTTGCACGCGAAGCAGGAGGCGTTTGCCAAGATCGTGAAGATCGGACGGACGCATACCCAGGACGCGACACCGCTGACGCTCGGCCAGGAGTTCTCCGGCTACGCCGCGCAGGTTGAGAGCGGCATCGCGCGGCTGCGCGTCGCGGTGAAGGAGCTGTTCCCGCTGGCGCAGGGCGGCACTGCCGTCGGCACCGGCCTCAACTCGAAGCCGGAATTCGCCAATCTCTTCGCCAGGCATGTCGCCGAGATCACCAGGCTGCCGTTCACCAGCGCCGCGAACAAGTTCGAGGCGCTGGCTTCGAACGACGCGTATGTGCTGGTGCATGGCGCGATCAACTCGGTGGCGACCGGCCTGTTCAAGATCGCCAACGACATCCGCTTCCTCGGCTCGGGCCCGCGCTCGGGTCTCGGCGAACTGATCCTGCCGGAGAACGAGCCGGGCTCGTCGATCATGCCGGGCAAGGTCAACCCGACCCAGTGCGAAGCCATGACCATGGTCTGCTGCCAGGTGTTCGGCAATCAGACCACGATCACCGTCGCCGGCAGCCAGGGTCATTTCGAGCTCAACGTCTACAAGCCCGTCATGGCATATTGTATGATAAATTCCATTCAGCTGCTGTCTGACGTTGTCCGCTCATTTACCGAGCATTGCGTTGTCGGCATACGCGCCGACGAAAAGCGCATCAACGAGTTGATGCAGCGCTCGCTGATGCTGGTGACCGCGCTCGCGCCGAAGATCGGTTACGACAACGCAGCCAAGGTCGCGAAGTCGGCGCACACCCGCGGAACGACGCTGAAGGAAGAGGCTTTGCGGCTTGGATTTGTGTCTGCCGATGAATTTGATCGCCTCGTGCAGCCGGACAAAATGACACACCCAGGCTGAGCCACGGGCGCGCAATGTCCGGATAATTACGGTCAGCGCGCGTGATATAATTATGGATCATAACGCCTAAAGACTAAGGCTGTTTGCCTATCAGCTCTGCGCTGGCGCATGGTACAGACGTCTAGTTTTCGCAGAGCGAAACGGATTCTTTGATGCTATCAGAAGCATCAAACGGGGATTCGGGATGGGTATCGAGCCGGGCGCGCAGCGCGATCGCTCTTGCTTTCGTCACGATGCATCACCAATTCCGCTTTGGGGACGATGAGGACGACGAGCATGGGCGACGTGGTCAACCTGAAACGATTCAAGAAGCGCGGCGAGCGCGAACAAGCAGCCAAGCAGGCCGAAGCCAATCGTGCGCTATTCGGTCGCACCAAATCCGAACGAGCGCGTGACGAATTTCTCGGCGAGCGCAACGCGCGAGTGCTGGATCAGCACCGCATCGATCAGCAGCGTATCGAAAGTGGTGACGCATCATGAAGTCTCCCGTCGTCAAGCGTTCGATCGTCGTGGCCGGTCACAAGACCAGCGTCAGCCTCGAAGAAGCCTTCTGGAACGGCATGAAGGAGATTTCCGGTCTGCGGAACATGACGCTGTCCGAATTGGTCGGCGAGATCGACAGCAACCGCCAGCAGGGCAATCTGTCCTCCGCGATCCGGCTTTTCGTGCTCGACTATTTCCGTTCGCGCGCTACCCCGGCGGTGCCGACGGATGTCAGGCCGCAGCAGGTCGACACGCGCCAGCAGGCCTGACGGCCTTCACCGGCCGTCGATTGAGCAGACGGCCGTTCCGCCGCGCGGACTTCAGCATGAAGGTCAATCGCATCGTCGCGAACATTGCCGCATCCGACATCGCGGCGGCGAAGTCGTTCTATCGCGACGTGCTTGGCCTCGAGCCGTTGATGGATTTCGGTTGGGTTGCGACTTACGGCTCATCCGAAACGATGCAGGTTCAAATCAGCTTCGCTTCCGAAGGCGGCTCCGGCACGCCGGTACCCGATCTCTCGATCGAGGTCGACGACCTCGATGAAGCCATGCGCCGGATGACGGCAGCCCGCATCGCGATCGAATACGGACCGGCGGACGAGCCGTGGGGCGTGCGGCGCTTCTTCGTCCGCGATCCCTTCGGCCGGCTGATCAACATCCTCCAGCACCAATCCTGATCCAGCGCGTCGTTTGACGCGTCTCCTTCGCGCGAACCAGTGCCCACTTCGCTTGAAAACGCGGATTAGTTCTGCATCGCCGGTCGCGGGGGCGGATTGGCGACCTGCGGCGTCAGCGACAATGGCGGGCGCAGCGGCCTTGGCCTCGCCGCGCCGGGCGCCGGCTTGACCTCGATCGGCGGCGGCAATGGCGCCACCTGCGGCTGGCTCGCCACCGGCGCGGGCGGCACGACGGCCGGTGCGGTTGCAACCGGCGGAACGATCGGCGGTCGCGGCGCCACGATCTTCGGCTTTGGGGCCACGCGGCGCGGATCGCGCCCGGGCACCGGCACGTCCGCCGGTGGTATCGCCGCTGAATTTGCGCCGGGCACGTCGGGCGTCGGCTCGGCGGAAGGCGGCAGGGCCGCCGGGGTCGGCGGCGGCACGGGTTCGCCGCGCTCGATCGCATCGAGCCGCCTGGTCTCCCGATCGATCGCGCGCACCGCGAGCCACGACGACAACGCCGCAATGTCGATGCTGCGCGACAATCCGTCGGGCGTGCCGACGGCGAGCAGCTGGATCTCCGGGCGGCTGTTCGCGGTGCCGACCTGGGTCGATGCCAGCGCGGCGCGAATGTCGGCCTGGTCGGCCGGAATGTCATAGCCGCCGGACAGGATGACGTTGGCACCATTGGCCGCGAGCGTGGTGGCACCGACCCGGATGCGGCCGTCACGGATGTTGAAGGGAATTTGCGCCGAAGCGACCGATAGCGGACCCGCCGCGAGCGCCGGTTCGACGATCTGCCGCAACCGCGTATCGTCGGTGGCCTGACCGGAATCGCTGGCGCGGATCGCGACGTCGAACGCACGCGGATCGAGCCCCGGAAGGTTCAGCCCGTCGAGCGTCACAGTGCCGCTGCCGGACAGCGCACCTGATAGCGCCGAGGCGCTGCGGCCCTGCGTCAACAACGTCATCTGCATCGAAGCGCGTGCCCTCGGCATCGCCAGATTGCGGTAGCGCAAGGCCGAAGCGTCGACACCCGACAGCTGCACATTGGCGTTCAGCGCGAGCCCGTTGACGCCCTGCCGCGCGTCGATGGAGGCAGTCGCCTCGCCGCCGCCGATCTTGCCCTTGATGCCGTCGAAGGTCAGGGCCTGCCCGTCCGACCTGATGGTGCCGCTGACCGGCTGCAGCTCCGCGCCGCCCGGCAGCCGACCATGCAGCGCTTCGAAGGTGACCTTGCCGCGCCAGGCGCTTGTCAGCCCCTGGCCGAGCGGCTCCGTCGCATCGTGACCCGCGCTACCGATCGCAGCCGCAAAGATCGGCGCCAGCTCGATTTGATCGAGGCCGACTTCGCCTTCGAGGCTCTTCTGATCGCCGAGTGTCAGCGCCAGACGGCCGCGCAGCCGCGAACCGGCGACGATGCTGTCGAGATCGTCGAAGGTCAGTTTGTCGCCCGCGAGCGTGAGCTTCGACGACAGGCGGATGTTCGCGGCGGGATCGGATGATTTCAGATTGAGCAGCGGACTGATGTCGGCGCTGCGGACGCGGAGGCTGACGCTGGATTTGTTCTCGCTGGCCCCGTCCTTGGTCCAAGGCTCCGCCGTCCCCTCCGCATCGGCGTCGAGCCCCGCGCCCCAGAGTCTCGCCTTCAGCCGCAGCGGCGCTTGCCACGCGCCGCTCACGGTGACCTCGAACTGGGTCGCGCCGGCGCCGGCTGCGACCGCACCGTCAAGGCCGAGCAGCGCCAGCAGCGCACCGCCCTCGCCGGCGGAGATTTTCGCCTCGGCTGTCATGTCGCTGCGGCGAAGTGCGTCGACATCCAGCGCACGGATCGCAGCGAGCGGCGGCGTCGCCGAGATCACCGTATTGCCCTTGAGCGGCGGCGTATCGAGATCGAGCGTCGCGCGCGCGTTGCCGCGATCGGCGGTCTTGCCCTTGCCGAGATCGAGCACAAGCCTGGCGCGGACCGGGCCGGCATCCGCACGAAGCACGCCGAGCCGCGCGGCGAGCGCCGGCGCGAAGGGCTGAACGACGGCAGTCAGCCGGGCGAGCGAGGCAGCGGTCGCGTCGAGCGTGAGCTTGCCGGTCGAATTCGCACGGTCGAAATTGCCGCTGCCGTCCAGCGTGACGTTGTCGGGCTGGCCGATCTTGACGCGCTCGAGCACGATACTCTTCGGGTTGTAGACAATCTTCGCCAGCAGCGGTCGCAATTCCTGCCCCGAGGAGATTGCGCGCGCGACGTCCAGCGACAGCTGCGCCTCATCGGGCCATTCGGCTTGCGGACCAGCCAGTGAGCGGATGACGGCTGCGGTCGCATCGAGATCCAGCCGCTCCGCCTTCAACTGCGCCTCGACCTTCGATCCGCTCGCCGCCTCGCGATGCGCGACCGCGATGCGGCCCTCGAGCGCGCCGCCCTCGACTTCCGCCTTCATCGCGTCGATCGAAAAGCCTGATGGCGACACCGTGACGTCGCCGCGCAGGCGCAGCGGTTTCTGGCTGCGATAGGCGATGTCGCTCCGCCCCTGCAGCCAGGTCATCAGCGTATCGGGATCGGACGATTCGATGTTGAGCGCGGTCTTGAAGCTGTTAGCGGCCCCGGCTTGCGCGCTGGCGCCGCTCAGCGAGACCCGGGTGGATCCCGGCGCGCGAAACTCCAACCGGCGCACGATCCATGATTTCGCATCCGATTGCAGCTCAGCCGAGATGTCCTGTAATGGGCGGC
The window above is part of the Bradyrhizobium sp. PSBB068 genome. Proteins encoded here:
- a CDS encoding chromate transporter produces the protein MPPESPPVAAPAPDVSAPSPPHQPGLLELFLAFAKMSLAGFGGVLVWARRAIVEQHRWMTAEEFNETFALCHFLPGPNIVNLSVVFGSRFRGVAGAFAAFAGLVGPPMVIATILAALYARYGDVDILRRTLAGVACAAVGLLFAVVLKMMLPLLQRRDVTGLVILAAVFVAIGLIRWPLQIVLLVAIPLSLAITIVTRRMVKS
- the fumC gene encoding class II fumarate hydratase, with amino-acid sequence MTQRRASMAQSTTPSNAATRSETDSFGPIDVAADRYWGAQTERSRQNFKIGHDRMPIAIIHALAIVKLAAAETNRELGQLDARRADAIVSAAREVIDGKLDDHFPLVVYQTGSGTQTNMNVNEVIANRANQMLGGELGAKQPIHPNDHVNMSQSSNDSFPTAMHIAAADRIIADLIPALAELHQALHAKQEAFAKIVKIGRTHTQDATPLTLGQEFSGYAAQVESGIARLRVAVKELFPLAQGGTAVGTGLNSKPEFANLFARHVAEITRLPFTSAANKFEALASNDAYVLVHGAINSVATGLFKIANDIRFLGSGPRSGLGELILPENEPGSSIMPGKVNPTQCEAMTMVCCQVFGNQTTITVAGSQGHFELNVYKPVMAYCMINSIQLLSDVVRSFTEHCVVGIRADEKRINELMQRSLMLVTALAPKIGYDNAAKVAKSAHTRGTTLKEEALRLGFVSADEFDRLVQPDKMTHPG
- a CDS encoding DUF4169 family protein, with protein sequence MGDVVNLKRFKKRGEREQAAKQAEANRALFGRTKSERARDEFLGERNARVLDQHRIDQQRIESGDAS
- a CDS encoding ribbon-helix-helix domain-containing protein, with the protein product MKSPVVKRSIVVAGHKTSVSLEEAFWNGMKEISGLRNMTLSELVGEIDSNRQQGNLSSAIRLFVLDYFRSRATPAVPTDVRPQQVDTRQQA
- a CDS encoding VOC family protein; translation: MKVNRIVANIAASDIAAAKSFYRDVLGLEPLMDFGWVATYGSSETMQVQISFASEGGSGTPVPDLSIEVDDLDEAMRRMTAARIAIEYGPADEPWGVRRFFVRDPFGRLINILQHQS
- a CDS encoding AsmA family protein, with translation MQTTLLGLAIAFILALVAALVGPYFVDWNQFRPQFEAEASKIIGAPVRVAGNLDARLLPAPSLRLKSVTVGSANDLGKVRAADLDVEFSLSSLMRGEVRANELTINGLSLDLGLDPKGRIDWSPSSGTFNLASLAIDRLNLTGRVALHDAASRSTLELNDIAFSGDVRSLAGAIRGDGNFMFDGNRYPFRISSGQSADGSGTRLHFNIDPGQRPVSADLDGILTFEARAPRFDGTVTLAGTPGQRGGSDMPSWRIAAKVKSDYSAARLDQIEVSYGAEDRALKLAGNGDLRFGTSPLLRASLAARQLDGDRFAAKDGTKDGGNGNVEPVQVLPAMRAVLSGLPQSPIPAQVELTSEQVMLGGRPLQDISAELQSDAKSWIVRRLEFRAPGSTRVSLSGASAQAGAANSFKTALNIESSDPDTLMTWLQGRSDIAYRSQKPLRLRGDVTVSPSGFSIDAMKAEVEGGALEGRIAVAHREAASGSKVEAQLKAERLDLDATAAVIRSLAGPQAEWPDEAQLSLDVARAISSGQELRPLLAKIVYNPKSIVLERVKIGQPDNVTLDGSGNFDRANSTGKLTLDATAASLARLTAVVQPFAPALAARLGVLRADAGPVRARLVLDLGKGKTADRGNARATLDLDTPPLKGNTVISATPPLAAIRALDVDALRRSDMTAEAKISAGEGGALLALLGLDGAVAAGAGATQFEVTVSGAWQAPLRLKARLWGAGLDADAEGTAEPWTKDGASENKSSVSLRVRSADISPLLNLKSSDPAANIRLSSKLTLAGDKLTFDDLDSIVAGSRLRGRLALTLGDQKSLEGEVGLDQIELAPIFAAAIGSAGHDATEPLGQGLTSAWRGKVTFEALHGRLPGGAELQPVSGTIRSDGQALTFDGIKGKIGGGEATASIDARQGVNGLALNANVQLSGVDASALRYRNLAMPRARASMQMTLLTQGRSASALSGALSGSGTVTLDGLNLPGLDPRAFDVAIRASDSGQATDDTRLRQIVEPALAAGPLSVASAQIPFNIRDGRIRVGATTLAANGANVILSGGYDIPADQADIRAALASTQVGTANSRPEIQLLAVGTPDGLSRSIDIAALSSWLAVRAIDRETRRLDAIERGEPVPPPTPAALPPSAEPTPDVPGANSAAIPPADVPVPGRDPRRVAPKPKIVAPRPPIVPPVATAPAVVPPAPVASQPQVAPLPPPIEVKPAPGAARPRPLRPPLSLTPQVANPPPRPAMQN